In a genomic window of Streptomyces sp. SJL17-4:
- a CDS encoding ABC transporter substrate-binding protein has translation MSQIGAPRGRTCSRSPRSRTLRSVATLTSAVLAVAVLAGCSSTDEADESRAAVQDNAPAARDKVADGGTLRWAVDALPTTLNTFQADADGTTSRIAGAVLPALYTLDERGRPQRNPDYLESAQVVETEPKQVVLYKLNQQAEWSDGREIGAPDFVAQWRALSGRDTAYWTARNSGYERIEKIERGKNDLEVRVTFSKPYADWQSLFTPLYPKQVMGSPNSFNDGARTTLKATAGPFLLKTIDRKNGDVTLARNPRWWGQPAKLDSMVLKAVARADRAEALAEGTLDLAEIDRSTAERISLALRDARAGRSGAQAALAHGPGSSITPSKALKSWALAHGSDEEKAEEVQAAREKNQKAIAAYASAQDILAKYVVRKSLEPAYTQLSLNGESGPLADERVRRAVARAINRRELAESVLKPLGLPADPPGSHLALAGQAAYADSSDALGNQDTKEARALLADAGWVPGGAARKPAGAGTKAGSEAEKKAEDAKKEGAEKEGAKKEGAEKKGAEKQGAEKAGEKKDAAGSTDAKKQAADTASDEGLYIVGDDKPGERRAAPAPVIGAAGPENGTNILAPAPAAARQSAALLARAEALDTGTGAGAHAAQTIARTDKGVAGAYAPRGTAAPVTAPEASKALGKDGKALSLRFVLPSGPGSESLRAVGDRIVRMLDAVGIRTEVTKVSDDSFFKDHVASGDYDLALYSWPASAFPATDARPIFAKPEPASDGSLLVEQNYSRVGTDRIDQLFDQAAGTLDEEEARELVRQADARIWAAAGSIPLYQRPQLVAAKADLVNAGAWGLAAPRYQDIGFKKAETSKGAELNP, from the coding sequence ATGTCCCAGATCGGCGCCCCTCGCGGGAGGACATGCTCCAGGAGCCCCCGCTCCCGCACGCTCCGCTCCGTCGCCACCCTCACCAGCGCCGTCCTCGCCGTCGCCGTCCTCGCCGGGTGCAGTTCCACCGACGAGGCCGACGAGAGCCGGGCCGCGGTCCAGGACAACGCGCCCGCAGCCCGCGACAAGGTCGCCGACGGAGGCACTCTGCGCTGGGCCGTCGACGCGCTCCCCACCACCCTCAACACCTTCCAGGCCGACGCCGACGGCACCACCTCCCGGATCGCCGGGGCCGTGCTCCCCGCCCTCTACACACTCGACGAGCGGGGCAGACCACAGCGGAACCCCGACTACCTGGAGTCCGCGCAGGTCGTCGAGACGGAGCCCAAGCAGGTCGTCCTCTACAAGCTCAACCAGCAGGCGGAGTGGAGCGACGGACGCGAGATCGGGGCACCCGACTTCGTGGCCCAGTGGCGGGCGCTGAGCGGCCGCGACACCGCGTACTGGACCGCGCGGAACTCCGGCTACGAGCGGATCGAGAAGATCGAGCGGGGCAAGAACGACCTGGAGGTACGGGTCACCTTCTCCAAGCCCTACGCCGACTGGCAGTCCCTCTTCACCCCGCTCTACCCGAAGCAGGTGATGGGCTCCCCGAACTCCTTCAACGACGGGGCCCGCACCACCCTCAAGGCCACCGCAGGACCGTTCCTGCTGAAGACGATCGACCGCAAGAACGGCGATGTCACCCTCGCCCGCAACCCCCGCTGGTGGGGACAGCCGGCCAAGCTCGACAGCATGGTCCTCAAGGCCGTCGCCCGCGCCGACCGGGCGGAGGCCCTCGCCGAGGGCACCCTCGATCTGGCCGAGATCGACCGGTCCACCGCCGAGCGCATCTCCCTCGCCCTCCGCGACGCCCGCGCCGGGCGCAGCGGCGCCCAGGCCGCCCTCGCCCACGGCCCCGGCTCCTCGATCACGCCCTCCAAGGCCCTGAAGTCCTGGGCGCTGGCCCACGGCTCCGACGAGGAGAAGGCGGAGGAGGTCCAGGCCGCCCGCGAGAAGAACCAGAAGGCCATCGCCGCGTACGCGAGCGCCCAGGACATCCTGGCGAAGTACGTCGTCCGCAAGTCCCTGGAGCCCGCCTACACCCAGCTCTCGCTGAACGGCGAGTCCGGGCCGCTCGCCGACGAGCGGGTACGGCGAGCGGTGGCCCGCGCGATCAACCGCCGGGAACTGGCCGAATCCGTACTCAAGCCGCTCGGCCTCCCGGCGGATCCCCCCGGCAGCCATCTGGCCCTCGCGGGCCAGGCCGCGTACGCGGACAGCAGCGACGCCCTCGGCAACCAGGACACCAAGGAGGCGCGGGCCCTCCTGGCCGACGCGGGCTGGGTCCCCGGCGGCGCGGCCAGGAAGCCCGCGGGCGCGGGCACCAAGGCGGGCAGCGAGGCCGAGAAGAAGGCCGAGGACGCGAAGAAGGAGGGCGCCGAGAAGGAGGGCGCGAAGAAGGAGGGCGCCGAGAAGAAGGGCGCCGAGAAGCAAGGCGCCGAGAAGGCGGGCGAGAAGAAGGACGCCGCAGGCTCCACCGACGCCAAGAAGCAGGCCGCCGACACCGCCTCCGACGAGGGCCTCTACATCGTCGGCGACGACAAGCCGGGCGAGCGCCGGGCCGCCCCCGCCCCCGTCATCGGCGCCGCCGGCCCCGAGAACGGCACCAACATCCTCGCCCCGGCCCCCGCGGCCGCACGCCAGAGCGCCGCGCTCCTCGCCCGCGCCGAGGCACTCGACACCGGTACGGGCGCCGGCGCGCACGCCGCCCAGACGATCGCGCGTACGGACAAGGGCGTCGCCGGCGCCTACGCCCCGCGCGGCACCGCAGCCCCCGTGACGGCGCCCGAGGCGAGCAAGGCCCTCGGCAAGGACGGCAAGGCGCTCAGCCTCCGCTTCGTCCTGCCGTCCGGCCCCGGCTCCGAGTCGCTGCGGGCCGTCGGCGACCGGATCGTCCGGATGCTCGACGCCGTCGGCATCCGCACCGAGGTCACCAAGGTCTCCGACGACAGCTTCTTCAAGGACCACGTGGCCTCGGGCGACTACGACCTGGCGCTCTACTCCTGGCCCGCCTCCGCCTTCCCGGCGACCGACGCCCGGCCGATCTTCGCCAAGCCCGAGCCCGCCTCGGACGGCTCACTCCTGGTCGAGCAGAACTACTCGCGGGTCGGCACCGACCGGATCGACCAGCTGTTCGACCAGGCGGCGGGGACGCTCGACGAGGAGGAGGCCCGGGAGCTGGTGCGCCAGGCCGACGCCCGGATCTGGGCCGCCGCCGGCTCCATTCCCCTCTACCAGCGCCCGCAGCTCGTCGCCGCCAAGGCGGATCTGGTGAA
- a CDS encoding fumarate reductase/succinate dehydrogenase flavoprotein subunit, translating into MTHVEREQWDVVVVGAGGAGLRAAIEARRAGARTAVICKSLFGKAHTVMAEGGIAASMANVHPQDDWKTHFRDTMRGGKFLNQWRMAELHAQEAPERVWELETWGALFDRTPDGRISQRNFGGHEYPRLAHVGDRTGLELLRTLQQKSVGLQQEDHRETGDHEGRLKVFQEFTVTRILKDGDGRVSGVFCYERESGRFLVLEAPAVVLATGGIGKSFKVTSNSWEYTGDGHALALLAGAPLVNMEFVQFHPTGMVWPPSVKGILVTESVRGDGGVLRNSEGRRFMFDYVPDVFKEKYAETEEEGDRWYEDPDHNRRPPELLPRDEVARAINSEVKAGRGSPHGGVFLDVSTRMPAETIKRRLPSMYHQFKELADVDITAEAMEVGPTCHYVMGGVNVDSETAATVGVPGLFAAGEVAGGMHGSNRLGGNSLSDLLVFGRRAGLYAAQYALSGAGGRIVAADVEAAAAEALAPFGSASGGSDGARGPEEDAGPPENPYTLHQELQQTMNDLVGIIRREGEMAEALDRIAALRARARRVAVEGHRQFNPGWHLALDLRNMLLVGECVARAALERTESRGGHTREDYPAMDRAWRPVNLLCHLDGDGIALERTRTEPVRPDLLALFEQEELAKYLAEDELVSLEGEQGA; encoded by the coding sequence ATGACGCACGTCGAGCGAGAGCAGTGGGACGTGGTCGTGGTCGGCGCGGGCGGCGCCGGGCTGCGGGCCGCGATCGAGGCGCGCCGGGCCGGAGCCCGTACGGCGGTCATCTGCAAATCCCTCTTCGGCAAGGCCCACACCGTGATGGCCGAGGGCGGAATCGCCGCCTCCATGGCCAATGTGCACCCGCAGGACGACTGGAAGACGCACTTCCGCGACACCATGCGCGGCGGGAAGTTCCTCAACCAGTGGCGGATGGCCGAGCTGCACGCCCAGGAGGCCCCCGAGCGGGTCTGGGAGCTGGAGACCTGGGGCGCGCTCTTCGACCGCACCCCGGACGGCCGGATCTCGCAGCGCAACTTCGGCGGCCACGAGTACCCGCGGCTCGCGCACGTCGGCGACCGCACCGGCCTCGAACTGCTCCGCACCCTCCAGCAGAAGTCCGTCGGACTCCAGCAGGAGGACCACCGCGAGACCGGCGACCACGAGGGCCGGCTGAAGGTCTTCCAGGAGTTCACCGTCACCCGGATCCTCAAGGACGGTGACGGGCGGGTCTCCGGGGTCTTCTGTTACGAGCGGGAGAGCGGGCGCTTCCTCGTCCTGGAGGCGCCCGCCGTCGTCCTCGCGACCGGCGGCATCGGCAAGTCCTTCAAGGTGACCTCGAACTCCTGGGAGTACACCGGAGACGGGCACGCCCTCGCCCTGCTCGCGGGCGCGCCCCTGGTGAACATGGAGTTCGTGCAGTTCCATCCGACCGGCATGGTCTGGCCGCCGTCGGTGAAGGGCATCCTCGTCACCGAGTCCGTCCGCGGGGACGGCGGGGTGCTGCGGAACTCCGAGGGCCGGCGCTTCATGTTCGACTACGTCCCCGACGTCTTCAAGGAGAAGTACGCGGAGACGGAGGAGGAGGGCGACCGCTGGTACGAGGATCCCGACCACAACCGCCGCCCGCCCGAGCTGCTGCCGCGCGACGAGGTGGCGCGGGCCATCAACTCCGAGGTGAAGGCGGGCCGCGGGTCCCCGCACGGCGGGGTGTTCCTGGACGTGTCGACCCGGATGCCGGCCGAGACGATCAAGCGTCGGCTGCCCTCGATGTACCACCAGTTCAAGGAGCTGGCCGATGTCGACATCACGGCGGAGGCCATGGAGGTGGGCCCCACCTGCCACTACGTGATGGGCGGCGTCAACGTCGACTCCGAGACGGCGGCGACGGTCGGCGTTCCCGGACTGTTCGCGGCCGGTGAGGTGGCCGGCGGCATGCACGGCTCCAACCGGCTCGGCGGGAACTCCCTCTCCGACCTGCTGGTCTTCGGCCGGCGGGCGGGTCTGTACGCGGCGCAGTACGCGCTGTCGGGGGCCGGGGGCCGGATCGTGGCGGCGGACGTCGAGGCCGCGGCGGCGGAGGCGCTGGCTCCGTTCGGGTCGGCGTCCGGCGGAAGCGACGGCGCCCGCGGGCCCGAGGAAGACGCGGGCCCTCCGGAGAATCCGTACACCCTCCACCAGGAACTCCAGCAGACGATGAACGACCTCGTCGGGATCATCCGGCGGGAGGGCGAGATGGCCGAGGCCCTGGACCGGATCGCCGCCCTGCGCGCCCGGGCCCGGCGGGTCGCGGTCGAGGGCCACCGGCAGTTCAACCCCGGCTGGCACCTCGCCCTCGACCTGCGGAACATGCTGCTCGTCGGCGAGTGCGTGGCCCGCGCCGCCCTGGAACGCACCGAGTCCCGCGGCGGACACACCCGCGAGGACTACCCGGCGATGGACCGCGCCTGGCGCCCGGTGAACCTGCTGTGCCATCTGGACGGCGACGGGATCGCCCTCGAAAGGACCCGCACGGAGCCCGTACGGCCCGACCTGCTCGCGTTGTTCGAGCAGGAGGAGCTGGCGAAGTACCTCGCCGAGGACGAGCTGGTAAGCCTGGAAGGGGAGCAGGGCGCATGA
- a CDS encoding succinate dehydrogenase/fumarate reductase iron-sulfur subunit, translating into MSTYDARFRVWRGDADGGELTDYTVEVHDGEVVLDVVHRLQATQTPDLAVRWNCKAGKCGSCSAEINGRPRLLCMTRMSVFARDEVITVTPLRAFPVVRDLVTDVSFNYAKAREIPAFVPPAGVGPGEYRMRQEDVERSQEFRKCIECFLCQDTCHVVRDHEENKESFAGPRFLMRVAELDMHPLDAAEEAGLDRQRTAQEEHGLGYCNITKCCTEVCPESIHITDNALIPMKERVVDRKYDPLVWLGNTIRRRKT; encoded by the coding sequence ATGAGCACGTACGACGCGCGGTTCCGGGTGTGGCGGGGAGACGCCGACGGCGGCGAACTGACCGACTACACGGTGGAGGTCCACGACGGCGAGGTCGTCCTCGACGTGGTGCACCGCCTGCAGGCCACCCAGACGCCGGATCTCGCGGTGCGGTGGAACTGCAAGGCGGGCAAGTGCGGTTCGTGCTCGGCCGAGATCAACGGCAGGCCGCGGCTGCTCTGCATGACCCGGATGTCGGTCTTCGCCCGGGACGAGGTGATCACCGTGACCCCGTTGCGGGCCTTCCCGGTCGTACGCGACCTGGTCACGGACGTGTCCTTCAACTATGCGAAGGCCCGGGAGATCCCGGCCTTCGTGCCGCCCGCCGGGGTGGGTCCCGGCGAGTACCGGATGCGGCAGGAGGACGTGGAGCGCTCGCAGGAGTTCAGGAAGTGCATCGAGTGCTTCCTGTGCCAGGACACCTGCCATGTGGTGCGCGACCACGAGGAGAACAAGGAGTCCTTCGCCGGGCCCCGGTTCCTCATGCGGGTCGCGGAGCTCGACATGCACCCGCTGGACGCGGCGGAGGAGGCGGGGCTCGACCGGCAGCGGACCGCGCAGGAGGAGCACGGACTCGGCTACTGCAACATCACCAAGTGCTGTACGGAGGTGTGCCCCGAGTCCATCCACATCACCGACAACGCCCTGATCCCGATGAAGGAGCGGGTCGTGGACCGGAAGTACGACCCGCTGGTGTGGCTCGGGAACACGATCAGGCGGCGGAAGACGTAG
- a CDS encoding transglutaminase domain-containing protein — MTSRLLMPFRTAGAGSAPDAETAGSTRPTQILDLAHPRVAALVTRVRRVADERGATTDRDRLRTAHGIIAASVRPVYSVEDLRRVSRTLRLGRGSCSQRMAVLEAVARSLDVPTRVRGLLVDGVFWYPRFPKLRPFVPEEVLLAWPEFLLDDTWVPVAELFAGQITGPAPADAFTNDGAETLFEAVARTTVDWDAPAACAGSAPCDLSAHLRTDLGRFTSRDELFARHGQTLCLPARTLAEPLLGRWSAGAGAGAGAGAGAGTSPTSSAA; from the coding sequence ATGACGAGCCGTCTCTTGATGCCCTTCCGGACCGCCGGCGCGGGTTCCGCACCGGACGCGGAGACCGCCGGGTCGACCCGGCCCACGCAGATCCTGGACCTGGCGCACCCCCGGGTCGCCGCGCTCGTGACCAGGGTGCGGCGTGTGGCGGACGAGCGGGGCGCGACGACCGACCGCGACCGGCTGCGGACCGCCCACGGCATCATCGCCGCCTCCGTGCGGCCGGTGTACTCCGTGGAGGACCTGCGCCGGGTGTCGCGGACACTGCGGCTCGGGCGCGGCTCGTGCAGTCAGCGCATGGCGGTCCTGGAGGCGGTGGCCCGGTCCCTCGACGTGCCCACCCGGGTCCGGGGCCTGCTCGTCGACGGCGTCTTCTGGTACCCGCGCTTCCCGAAGCTGCGCCCGTTCGTGCCCGAGGAGGTGCTGCTCGCCTGGCCCGAGTTCCTGCTGGACGACACCTGGGTGCCGGTCGCGGAACTCTTCGCGGGTCAGATCACCGGCCCCGCCCCCGCGGACGCCTTCACCAACGACGGTGCGGAGACCCTCTTCGAGGCCGTGGCCCGGACCACCGTCGACTGGGACGCCCCGGCCGCCTGCGCCGGATCGGCCCCTTGCGACCTCTCCGCCCACCTGCGGACCGACCTGGGCCGCTTCACCTCCCGCGACGAGTTGTTCGCCCGGCACGGTCAGACCCTCTGCCTCCCCGCCCGCACCCTCGCCGAGCCGCTCCTCGGCCGCTGGAGCGCGGGCGCGGGGGCAGGGGCAGGGGCAGGGGCAGGGGCAGGCACAAGTCCTACGTCTTCCGCCGCCTGA
- a CDS encoding TPM domain-containing protein — protein sequence MTRIATRALLAVLVAAWWLLVPAVHGAHADDPVVLSRDGQITDRVDALGDRRASVVQALDRLYDDRRIQLFVVYVRDFSGRTGQAWSDATAERNGLGVDDVLLAVATHDRQYGYSADPDARLTQGQLDDVARTAIEPALRQNDWAGAAIGAADGYSAALAGRPVPTPAITPGPADPGGAVDDGASATDLVLPVVLVGGAGAVAAYAFTKRRRRTETRTTPQGGQGWGAPKEPAPPSLDELDGQARQTLVATDDAVRTSQEELGFASAQFGDEAVRPFTEAVAFAKEQLTASFRLRQKLDDAFAEDDSTRRSMLDEILRRCAEANARLDAESEDFDRLRALERTAPEALATVEAAFRDRTGSMGMAEAALTAMRERYAETAAAPVAGDVEQAKDRLVFATTHINEARQRIDTGDNGGAAVHIRAAEGAVDQAARLVEAVDRRAQELAEAVGKLPGALSETDADLAEARGLLRGTAEGVSTADLQGRVARAESVLAEVRRVMDTGRYDPLDSLRRVEEADAVLDEALEGARERESGSRRARALLDQAMLTARSAIGAASDYVTTHRGAVGSEARTRLAEAQRRWEKARGLAEADDPQAALAEARQADALARRAQDLAERDVRTYGNPNGLGGVSGVGGGGGGGLGGAVLGGIILGGLFGGGRGGGHGGFGGGSGGGFGGGGFGGGPGSFGGSGTRGRLGGGGRF from the coding sequence GTGACGCGAATAGCCACCCGAGCCCTTCTCGCGGTACTGGTGGCGGCGTGGTGGCTCCTCGTGCCCGCCGTTCACGGTGCCCATGCCGACGACCCCGTCGTCCTGTCCCGTGACGGGCAGATCACCGACCGGGTGGACGCCCTGGGCGACCGTCGTGCCTCCGTGGTCCAGGCCCTCGACCGGCTCTACGACGACCGGCGGATCCAGCTCTTCGTCGTCTACGTGCGGGACTTCTCCGGCCGTACGGGCCAGGCCTGGTCCGATGCCACGGCCGAGCGCAACGGCCTCGGGGTCGACGACGTGCTGCTCGCCGTCGCCACCCACGACCGCCAGTACGGCTACTCCGCCGACCCGGACGCGCGCCTCACCCAGGGGCAGCTCGACGACGTGGCCCGGACCGCGATCGAACCGGCGCTGCGGCAGAACGACTGGGCGGGCGCCGCGATCGGCGCGGCCGACGGCTACTCCGCCGCCCTCGCCGGGCGGCCCGTCCCCACACCGGCCATCACCCCCGGTCCCGCCGATCCGGGCGGGGCGGTCGACGACGGCGCCTCGGCGACCGATCTGGTGCTGCCCGTGGTCCTGGTCGGCGGCGCGGGGGCCGTGGCGGCCTACGCGTTCACCAAGCGGCGCCGGCGGACCGAGACCCGCACCACGCCGCAGGGCGGACAGGGCTGGGGCGCCCCGAAGGAACCCGCCCCGCCGTCCCTCGACGAGCTCGACGGGCAGGCCCGGCAGACGCTGGTCGCCACCGACGACGCCGTCCGCACCAGCCAGGAGGAACTCGGCTTCGCGTCCGCCCAGTTCGGCGACGAGGCTGTACGGCCCTTCACCGAGGCGGTCGCCTTCGCCAAGGAGCAGCTGACGGCCTCGTTCCGGCTGCGGCAGAAACTCGACGACGCCTTCGCCGAGGACGACTCGACCCGGCGGTCCATGCTCGACGAGATCCTGCGCCGCTGCGCGGAGGCGAACGCCCGTCTCGATGCCGAGAGCGAGGACTTCGACCGGTTGCGGGCCCTGGAGCGGACCGCGCCCGAGGCGCTGGCCACCGTCGAGGCCGCCTTCCGGGACCGGACCGGGAGCATGGGCATGGCCGAGGCGGCCCTGACGGCGATGCGCGAGCGGTACGCCGAGACGGCCGCCGCGCCCGTCGCCGGCGACGTCGAGCAGGCCAAGGACCGGCTCGTCTTCGCGACGACCCACATCAACGAGGCCCGCCAGCGGATCGACACCGGTGACAACGGCGGGGCCGCCGTCCACATCCGGGCGGCCGAGGGCGCCGTGGACCAGGCGGCCCGGCTGGTCGAGGCGGTGGACCGGCGGGCGCAGGAACTGGCCGAGGCGGTCGGCAAGCTGCCGGGCGCCCTGTCGGAGACGGACGCCGACCTGGCGGAGGCCCGGGGGCTGCTGCGGGGGACCGCCGAAGGAGTGTCGACGGCCGATCTCCAGGGCCGGGTCGCCCGCGCCGAATCGGTGCTCGCCGAGGTGCGGCGGGTCATGGACACCGGACGGTACGACCCGCTCGACTCCCTGCGCCGGGTGGAGGAGGCCGACGCGGTGCTCGACGAGGCGCTGGAAGGCGCGCGGGAGCGCGAGTCGGGCAGCCGGCGCGCCCGCGCGCTCCTCGACCAGGCGATGCTGACGGCCCGCTCGGCGATCGGGGCGGCCTCGGACTACGTCACCACCCATCGGGGCGCCGTGGGCAGTGAGGCCCGTACGCGTCTTGCCGAGGCCCAGCGGCGCTGGGAGAAGGCGCGGGGGCTCGCCGAGGCCGACGACCCTCAGGCCGCCCTCGCGGAGGCCCGGCAGGCGGATGCCCTCGCCCGACGGGCCCAGGACCTCGCCGAGCGGGACGTCCGGACGTATGGGAACCCGAACGGCCTGGGCGGTGTATCAGGGGTAGGAGGGGGCGGTGGCGGCGGGCTCGGCGGTGCGGTGCTCGGCGGCATCATCCTCGGCGGACTGTTCGGCGGGGGAAGGGGAGGCGGACATGGGGGGTTCGGTGGAGGTTCGGGCGGGGGTTTCGGGGGCGGAGGTTTCGGCGGCGGGCCCGGCAGCTTCGGCGGCAGCGGCACGCGCGGCCGGCTGGGCGGCGGAGGCCGTTTCTGA
- a CDS encoding PspA/IM30 family protein yields MSKQTVLGRVTQLAKANINALLDQAEDPQKMLDQLIRDYSNNITEAEEAVAATIGNLRLMEQDHQEDVEAAKEWGGKALAASRKGDELRGGGRTSEADRFDNLAKVALGRQLQSEKEARTAEPTIAAQTEVVSKLRTGLDQMKAKLGELQAKRDELVARARSAQAQNTMMDAVKTIDVLDPTSELSRFEDKVRREEARAMGKQELAASSLDAQFEQLDGLGDSAEIEARLAALKG; encoded by the coding sequence ATGAGCAAGCAGACCGTCCTCGGCCGGGTCACCCAGCTGGCGAAGGCCAACATCAACGCGCTGCTGGACCAGGCGGAGGATCCGCAGAAGATGCTGGACCAGCTGATCCGCGACTACTCGAACAACATCACGGAGGCGGAGGAGGCGGTGGCCGCGACCATCGGCAACCTCCGGCTGATGGAGCAGGACCACCAGGAGGACGTGGAGGCGGCGAAGGAGTGGGGCGGCAAGGCGCTGGCCGCCAGCCGGAAGGGCGACGAGCTGCGCGGCGGTGGGCGGACGTCGGAGGCGGACCGCTTCGACAATCTGGCGAAGGTGGCGCTCGGCCGTCAGCTCCAGTCGGAGAAGGAGGCGCGGACGGCGGAGCCGACGATCGCCGCGCAGACCGAGGTGGTGTCGAAGCTCAGGACGGGCCTCGACCAGATGAAGGCCAAGCTCGGCGAGTTGCAGGCCAAGCGCGACGAGCTGGTGGCCCGCGCCAGGTCGGCCCAGGCGCAGAACACGATGATGGACGCCGTGAAGACCATCGACGTGCTCGACCCGACCAGCGAGCTGAGCCGGTTCGAGGACAAGGTGCGCCGGGAGGAGGCGCGGGCGATGGGCAAGCAGGAGCTCGCCGCGTCCTCCCTGGACGCCCAGTTCGAGCAGTTGGACGGGCTGGGCGACAGCGCCGAGATCGAGGCCCGGCTGGCGGCGCTCAAGGGCTGA